CCCCCAGGCCGATCACGCCGACCCGGACGGGAGAGACGCTGTCCTGCCGCTTCATGCCTTCACCGGGCACGCCTGGCCACTTCGGTGCGATTGCCCCGTGTCGGGCCGGGCGCCGTCTGGTTGCGTCCAGGACCACCGGGACGCGTCTGCCGCGAATTCGAAGGGCTCGGTCATCTGGATCTTCCGTGAATTCATGCGGGCACCTCTGGGATCGGGGGGGACAGCGGCGCGTTCCCTCCGCCGCGGCGTGTTGCGAAATGAGTTCGGGAGTAGTGGGAGAACATTGGGCGGTGTGGGTGGACCCAGGACAGCGTCATGGTCACGGGGCAGAGGAGGTCGTGACCGTTTGGAGACCTTGGAGCAGCCCTGCGGTCACTTCGGACTGGGGGCGGCCACCCTCAGTTCCGCCGCTCCCGTCGAGGGGCGCCGCGTAATGACTGACAGCAGGACAAACGCCGCGCCGGTCAGCACCGCACACAGCAGGAACACCGCCTGGTACCCGAAGGCCTGCGCAAACGCACCGGAGACGACGCCGGACAGGACGGCGCCCACACTGTTCGTGTTCGCGTAAAGCGTCAGCGCGGTCCCGGTCCGGTTGGGCATCAACTCCTGGAAGTAGGCCATGCCGAGCGTGGACGTCACCGCAATCACCGCCGCGCGGATCAGCTGGGCGGCCGCGAGTACCCACACGGCGGGGGCGACCGCCATCAGGATGAAGTACACCACGAACATGCCCAGGCTGAGGATGATCAGCCGTTCGTTCGAAAACCGGCCGGAAAAAAACGCGAAGCCGAGAATAAAAGGGATCTCCAGAAAGGCGCACAGACCGATCAGCCAGCCCACGGTGCTGCTTGGTTCGTGCATGGCACCGGTCACGTGAAGCGGCAGAGCGATGAAGCCCATGGTGTTGGACATGCCGAACAGGACGAAGCAGAGCGCCACCAGAGCCAGGGGGCGTTGAGGCGCTGAGACTTCAGCAACGGGCCCGGAAGCCACCGGCGTCCGGCTCACGGGACGTGAGCTCGCCCGGACGAGGGGAATGCACACCAGCAGGTAGAACGCAGCGGTGGACAGGAACAGCCCCTTGAACCCGGCGACCTCCAGAATGACGGCCGCGGCCGCCGGCCCGAGCATCCACGCGATCGAGAACATGGACCGGAGCGTGATCATGCTCCGCTCGGCAAGCTCATCACCCGCCAGCGTGAAGTGGGTCCTGGCGAACGCGAATAGTTGAGGGAACGCCGCTGCGCCGGTTCCCAGGAAGATGCTGGCGATCAGGACCAAGGGCACGAAACTGTGCGTCGTGCAGAGCAGCACGTAGCCGACGGCGGCACCGACGAGCGCCGTGAGCATGATGGGCTTGCTGCCCAGCGGACCGTCCGACAGCCGGGCCAGCCTGGTGCTGATCAGGACGCCACTGAGGGACATCAGGGTCATGAAGATTCCCAGCAGCAGCGGAGACATGTGGGCTTCATTTCTGGCGAACAGGGGCATGTACGGCACGGCAAAGGAAGCTGCCGTTCCCAGGAGCAGGGCTGAGGTGGAGAACTGGGGGAATCCGGGCACATGGCGCAGGGACGACAGCGCTTTGAATGAGTGGGACACAGTGGGGCTCCTGGCAGGCGGAGGATCTGGAGGGGGCAGAAGGAAACGGCGGGCTCCCGAGTGCGGAGCCCACCGAAGGTGCTGCCTACCCTATGGCGTCGGACGCTGATCGAAGCTTCTTTTTATGAGACCGCCCTGAAATTTTTCAATCGGTCCCCTGAGTCTGCTTGAGAAGAGGCAACTTTACTCGCGCTCAAAGCCAGCAGTATAGACCGTCGAGTATTTTTTACAGGTCGGCGGTTGTCTAGGAATGACCCACTCAGTGGCAGGACGAGATTCCACCAAGGGATTGTGCGATTCGCTCACTGTATTGCGACTCTCAACAGATACAAGCGGACACGGCCATAAACATGACAAGCCTGATCAGAACCATTGCCGAGTCTGGCAGACACGGCACCACCGGCCGGTCAACCTCAGGTTGACACCGCTTCAGATCCACCGAATCGGACAGATGCAGCAGGGCCAGCCAGCCTGACCTTCACTGCTCCCGCCAGGGCACGCCCCGGGTCACAGGTAGCGGGCGGTGAGTTCCTCTCCCGCGCGAATGTCGCGGAGAGCCACGTACTGCGTCGAGGCGGGGTGGCGGGTCAGGTCCACGATGTTCGGCTCGTCGGCATGGTTGATGTAGTAATGGAACACCTTCGGCGTCACGATGAGTTCGCCCGTAGGCAACTCCTCTTCGTTGTACAGCTCGCCGGCCAGTCGCACCCGCCCGAGGTCCCGGTCCTCACGCGTGTAGATCAGGCCGCCAGTCACGAGGATCAGCAGCTCCCCGGCCGTGATGTCCTGGGTCGTGAACGTGCCGACGCCATGGATGGGGGAGGGCCGCATCACCAGGCGGTGATCGAACCACATCGTCGTGGGCTGGCTGGGTGACCTCATGAACAGACTGTAGGCGCCGGACCTCGCCTCCCGAATCGGCCGGATGGCCCACCCCCTCCCGTTGCCCAGGCCGTTCCGCGGCGAAGGGCGAACCGCCAGGCCGCCGTGCGCAGCGACGACCCGGCCAGAACACCCGGCGGCCCTGAGGATCAGGATTGACCGCCAGCGTACAGGGCAGAATCCAGGTTGCCCGACAGGAGGCCCACCTCCACGCCGTGATCATGCGAGCATCTGGAATGCCGGGGCGGCCCCAGGCATCTGCTGCTCGAGCCCACGAAGGGAGGAACTCATGACGTTAGCTCACCCATGGCCCAGCCTGGACTACCGCGACTGGTCCGACACGTGGCACACCCTGCACCGCTGGCTGCAGATCGTCGGGAAGATCCGCACGGCGCACACCCCGTGGGTGAACCACTCCTGGCACGTCACCCTGTCAGTCACGCCACGGGGGCTGACCACCACGGCCATCCCGTATGGCGACGGCGCGTTCGAACTCACCTTCGACTTCATCGACCATGAGCTGCTCATCCAGCTCAGTGACGGACAGCGGCGGGCCCTGCCGCTCCAGCCGATGCCGGTGGCCACGTTCTACGAGCAGGTGTTCGGGGTCCTGCGGGACCTCGGGCTGGACCTGAGCATTCATGGGCGCCCCAATGAACTGGAGGATGACCTGCCGTTCGCGGAGGATCACATGCACGCGTCCTACGACCCGGAAGCCGCCCACCGGTTCTGGCTGGTCCTGCTGCACAGTCAGCGCGTGTTTCAGCAGTTCCGGGCGCGCTTCGCGGGCAAGTGCAGCCCGGTCCACTTCTTCTGGGGCAGCGGTGACCTTGCCGTCACCCGCTTTTCCGGGGAGACCGCCCCGCCGCACCCGGGGGGCATTCCGAACCTGCCCGACTGGATCGCCCGGGAGGCGTACACGCACGAGGTGAGCAGTGCGGGTTTCTGGCCGGGCAGCGCCGCCAGCCCGTTTCCGATGTTCTACAGTTACGCGTACCCCGAGCCGGACGGGTTCTCCTCTTCCGCAGTGACGCCGGCAGAGGCGTACTACAGCACCGACCTGCGGGAATTCGTCCTGCCCTACGAGGCGGTGCGCAGTGCGGCGGACCCAGACACGGCGCTGCTCAGCTTTCTGCAGTCCACCTACGAGGCGGCCGCGACCCTGGGCGCCTGGGACCGAGACGGACTGGAACAGGCGACGGCCAGGAGGGAACCGGCAATCCGCTGAGGCGCGGTCCTGGAAAAAAAATAAGGAGCCACGCTGAGCGGCTCCGATGGGAAACAAAATAGCGCCGTATGCATGTCCTGTCCAGGACATGCACGACAGTCCGGGTTGGGAGAGCACAGAAGCAGGCAGGCGGGTGGGTCGCAGGCCAGCCGGGTTCCGCATGGTCGCGTCGACTGGTCGAGAAGGCGCCGAAGTGCCAGCCCAAAACGCATGCCAACCAGAGCACGCCCTGAATCCCCTGCCTCTCCGCCCGCGGCAGGACGGCTTGGCAGGTGCCCTGCCCTCACGGATGGCCGCCTCATGCCGATCTGAACGGCCCCGCGATCCGGTCTCCGAGGGCCGCTAGGCTGGAGGGCATGGTTTCCGGCACCCACACCACGCGCGCCGCCCTCACCCCACCAGTCCTGGCCGCGCTGGCCACCGTGTACGTGGTGTGGGGCAGCACCTACTACGGCATGAAAGTCGCCATCGAAACCCTCCCGCCGCTGGGCATGCTGGCTGTCCGGTTCGTGCTGGCCGGCGCCCTCCTGTACGCCGTGCTGCGCTGGCGGGGCGTGCCCGCACCGTCCCGGCGGGAATGGGCTTGGAGTGGCGTGATCGGCACGCTGCTGCTGGGCGGCGGCACCGGGCTGGTGGCGCTGGCCGAACGGGAGGCCAGCAGCAGCGTCGCGGCCCTGATGATCGCCGTTTCGCCCCTGTTCGCCAGCGTGTTCGCCCGTCTGTGGGGGGAACGCACCGGGACGCGCGAGTGGCTGGGGATTGGGGTCGGCCTGATCGGGATCGTGCTGCTGAACCTGGGTGAGCTGCGCGCCACGCCCACCGCTGCCGCGCTGCTGGTGCTGGCGCCGCTGTGCTGGACGTTCGGCAGCCAGTGGTCACGCCGGCTGCCGCTGCCAGTCGGCCTGATGGCCAGCGCCGCCGAGATGCTGGCCGGTGGGGCGGTGGTCGCCCTGCTGAGCGTCGTGGTGGGAGAACACTGGGGGCCGGTCAGCAGCCGCAGTGCCTGGGCCCTGGCGTACCTCGTGGTGTTCGGAAGTCTGATCGCCTACAGCGCCTACATGTACCTCGTGGCGCACACGCGCGCCGCCCTGTCGACCAGCTACGCCTACGTCAACCCGGTGGTGGCGGTGCTGCTGGGCGTGTTTCTGGCGGGCGAGCAGCTGAGCGGCCTGGGCTGGTCCGCCCTGCTGGTCATCCTGACCGGAGTGCTGCTGGTCGCCTGGCCCCGGCGGACGGCATCAGAGGGCCCGGCTCACTGAGCACGGCTTTCACGCACAAGGACATGCAGGGCTCATCTGAAAGGCACCACGCTGCGCCGCCTCAGTTCAGGACTGTGACGTCGAAGTCGGCGGTCATGCTGGGTGCCGTCACCGCCTGAGGCTCACTGCTCACGCCGTACTGCGCGCCGAACATGCCGACCAGATCCCCCGCATTCGCCCGGCCGTTCCCGTCGGTGTCCTTCCAGCCGTAGATGAAGTAGCTTTTTCCCTCGGTGACATTGGAGAAGCTGTACCATGCGCTCGTGCCGGACGTCGTGATCTTCGTCTGCCGCTCCGTAGATTCATCGCACTCGCCGTTCCTGACCTCACAGAGGATCACGGCCGTGCCCTGCAGGTCCGCGCTGGACTGCAGCACCCCGGAGATCGAACGGCCGGCGGTGCCCCCTGAGTTCCCCACGGCCGCCGGCGCGGGCGCGGCGCCCAGTTTCACGGTGAACTCCATGATGACGCCGTAGTTCGTCTTCTGAAAATCACTGGTGGCCGACGCCCCATACTTGCCTCCCTGGCCGGGGCTGACGAGGAGCGGGGTGGGCGCAGTACCGTCGCGCAGCAGCCGAGCAGTCATCGTGTAGCGCCCAATGGGCACGTCCTCAATGCGGCCGCCCGTCACGCGGCGGGTGATGGCCCTGCCCGCGCTGCCGTCGATCAGCGGGCCGCTGGGCGTCAAGGTCACCTCGACATTCGCGACATTGACGCCTTCCTCGCCGTACACGTACACCACCTTGCCCAGCAGGCCGTCTTCCTGCCGGCCGCTCAGGCGCCACACGAAGTCGCGCACGGCTCCTTTGGACGCCGCAAAGGGGCTGTCGTCCCCCGGGTACAACCGCAGTTCGTAGAAGACGCCGTGGTACTCCCGCTTCACGTACGCGCCCGGTTTCCATGTTCCCGGCTCGTTCCTGGGCAGTTCGAGGCGGTAGCGGCCCTGTGCGTCCGTGCGGGCGAGGACGTTCGCGTTGTAGTAGAGCGTGTTGTCGGCGAACACTTCCACACCCGCGAGTGGCCGGCCGGCGGCGTCACGCACGACCCCCTGCATGACGTAGGGGGTGACCTGCGCCGGTGCGGCAGTGGTGGGCGCAGGGGCCGCGCGCTTCATGACGAGTGGGTCGGTGCCGCCACTGATGGTGGCCGTTCCCGTGAACGTCCCGTTTTTCAGGATGCCTTTGACGGTCACGGGGCGGCTGCCGTTCATCCAGCGGCAGCTCAGTTGTCCGGTCTTCACGTCCCATACGCCCGCCTCGATGGGGTGCGGCCGATCCCCGAAGTAGAAGGTGCCGGTGACCTTGTTGCCCTGCAAGGTGAGGGTCGACCGGACGTCGATCCAGTCGAGCTTGCCCGTCCACTCGCCGCTCACGGGGTTTTTCGCCGCGGTCGTGACCGGGGCCTTCTGGGCGAGTGAGGGCGTGCCCATGCCGCCGGCCATCACGGCAGTCACGAGCAGCGGGCCAAAGGCGTGCTTCAAAGTCAGTTTCATTCGGGTCTCCTGGACGCAGCGTGAAGTCGCGGTCGTGCCGACACGGTAGTCAGAGGTGGATGGCTGACCTGTGACATACCCCGGCCAGTGGGGACGGGCGTCGCTCACCAGCGGGTGCCAGGCAGGGCGCCCCGGGGGTGAAGTCGACATCCGCTGGCCTCCAGCCCCTGGGCATGAGGACGACCGCACCCGACCCGTGTGGTCCGTCAGTGCAGCCGAAGGAGTGCAGCGCTGCGCCCCCGGCGAGCCGATAGAGGCCCGCGCCCACCGGCCTCCACGCGAAAGTCTTCGCAGCGGCATTCTGCAGAAAAGCAACCAGGGTGAGCGCCCCCCCCTGCAGGTCAGAACCATAAGGATGGTCGCCGCATGACAGGCCCGGGATGGACACCTCAGCCCGCTCCACATACAGGGTCCAGGGCCGCCCTGAGCGCGCCAGCCGAACATCCAGACACGGGCCTTTCACTCAAAGGGGCCAGTTCGGCCGTCGTCGGGGTGACCGCCGTTGGGCGGGCGAGTCCTCCCGCGCACCCCTCAGCGGGTCGGTCCTGACGGCGCCGGCGACGCCTTCCCAACAGGACAGGTCGGGTGCCATCCTCGCGCCATCCCCCCTTGCCTACGGTGACAGCGAAAACAAGGAGGAACGAGAATGAACACGACGAAGAAGCCGACGCTGTCCCTGGGCTTGATGCTCCTCACCGCCACCCTCGCCAGTTGCGGAGGTGGCGGCCCGGCCCCCGTCACGGTGCCCGGCAACCCCACGACATTTACCGTGACCGCCACGGGCAGCACCTCCGCCCAGCTGAACTGGAGTGCCGTCCCGGACGCCACCAATTTCACCCTGGAGCGCAAGACGAACACCGGCGCGTACGCCGCGGTCGCCGCGAACCTGCCCACCAACACCCTGACGTACTCGGACACGACCCTGACGGCCAGCACCGCCTACACGTACCGTCTCAAGGCCTCCAACACGGCCGGAGCGAGCAGCGGCGTGGAACGCACGGTCACGACGCCCGCCCCGGGCGACGCCGACTTCACCCTGAGCGCCCAGCCCCTCGCGCTCACCGTGCTGGCCGGGCGGAGCGGCTCCGCGCAGATCACCGTCGAGCGGCCAGCCAACCCCGAGGGCACGGTGGTCCTGTCGCTGGAAGGTGCGAGTGTGGGCAGCGGCCCGGACCGCATTCAGGGCACGTTCGGCGGGGCGTCGGGCACGACCCTCATGCTGAACGTCGGCGCGGAGGTGGCCGTCGGCCCCCACACCCTGACGGTGCGTGGACGGAACGGAACGGTCGAGAAGACCGTGCAGGTCACCGTGAACGTCGAGCGGTGGGCGGTGGTGGATGACGACGACAGCAGCAACAACAGCAACCACGCCAACCCGGCGTACCTTCCCGACTCGGCTGCCGACAAGATCGTGCGGGCGGCGATGACCGCCGCGGGCCGGCCCTACGACGTGTTCGTCGTGCCTACCGGTACGGGCGGTTACGAACCCGACATTCCCGACGGGCCCAGCGCCGCCCAGCTCAGCCGGTACAGCGGTATCGTGTACTACTCGGGCAGCAGCTTCGCGACGGCCATGACGAACGATGACCTCGCGAGCATGAGCACCTTCGTGGACGCGCCCGGCCGGAAACTGATCGTGCTGTCCTCGGCCGTTCTGCGCAACTCGGTGGGGGGCCGCAACCAGCTGCAGGTGCCCGACGAACGGTACCGGCCGTTCCTGGTGACGCGCGCCGGCCTGGCGCAGACGGCGTCGGGGGAGACGATCATGATGCCCGCGTACGTCCTCGCCGGCGAGGCGGACACCGTGACCCAGGGCCTGAACGTGCCGGTGGCGGCCCGGTCGTTCCGCAGCTACGTGACGCCCGCGGCCGGAACCCAGACCCTGTTCAAGGAGGGAGACCAGGTGATCGCGACCGGCAAGACCCTGACCGGCGCGAGCGGGTCGTCCAAGGTGATCATCGCGGGCTTTGAGATCAATGACATTGCCCAGGCCGACGCCAACACCCTCCTCGCCCGGTTCATGACCTTCTGACCGTCGCTGAACAGCAGAACGCGGGGACTCCCAAGTGGGTCCCCGCGTTCTGCTGGCGATGACCTCAGGGCGTGCGGAACCTCACCTCCTCGTCCGGCCACCTGTGGTCCGGAGGTGCTGCAGATCACGGTCCAGCCCGGTTCAGGGGGTCACCCGGAAAGCCTCCAGCGCCCCCCTGGTCATCGACCCCCAAGGACAGACCACGACGTCCCGTGCCGCAGCTCCTCCCGGCTCATTCCAGGGCGGGAAGGCCCACCCGCTCCCGGTACGCCGCGATGGGCCACGCCCGCCCACCGCCCACCCGCACCCACTCGATGCCGTGACCGGCCGTGCGCTGGAACTGCAGGGGTTCGCCGACCGCGCCGAAGCCCGCTTCCGGCGCGGGCCGCAGGGTCTGCGCGTCGACGACCGTCAGCTCCGTGGCGCTCAGCGCGGGATCGCCCAGCGGGGTCAGGGACACCAGTCGGCCGTTCAGATCGACGATGTCGAAGACGCCCCAGTCGGTGGCGAAGCGGCCGGTGAAGGGCGCCAGGGGAGCAGCCGGGCGGCCGGGCACGTCCGCCTGCGGCTTCATGGCCAGGTCGATCAGTTTGATGAGGTTCGCCGCCCATTCGGTCGCCGGGCCGCCCAGGCAGTTCGTCAGCACGGACACGCTCAGGCCTGACTGCGGGTCCAGCCACGACTGCGTGATGTGACCGGGGAAGCCGCCGGAGTGACCGACGACCATGCGGTCCCCGATCTTCTCCAGCATGAACCCGAGCCCGTACCAGCGCTGCACCGGCCGGTGGATCTCCGATTCCCTGCGCTGCATCAGGCGGCGGGACGCGTCCGTCAGCAGTTCCGG
This is a stretch of genomic DNA from Deinococcus ficus. It encodes these proteins:
- a CDS encoding MFS transporter, giving the protein MPPPDPPPARSPTVSHSFKALSSLRHVPGFPQFSTSALLLGTAASFAVPYMPLFARNEAHMSPLLLGIFMTLMSLSGVLISTRLARLSDGPLGSKPIMLTALVGAAVGYVLLCTTHSFVPLVLIASIFLGTGAAAFPQLFAFARTHFTLAGDELAERSMITLRSMFSIAWMLGPAAAAVILEVAGFKGLFLSTAAFYLLVCIPLVRASSRPVSRTPVASGPVAEVSAPQRPLALVALCFVLFGMSNTMGFIALPLHVTGAMHEPSSTVGWLIGLCAFLEIPFILGFAFFSGRFSNERLIILSLGMFVVYFILMAVAPAVWVLAAAQLIRAAVIAVTSTLGMAYFQELMPNRTGTALTLYANTNSVGAVLSGVVSGAFAQAFGYQAVFLLCAVLTGAAFVLLSVITRRPSTGAAELRVAAPSPK
- a CDS encoding SET domain-containing protein-lysine N-methyltransferase; its protein translation is MRSPSQPTTMWFDHRLVMRPSPIHGVGTFTTQDITAGELLILVTGGLIYTREDRDLGRVRLAGELYNEEELPTGELIVTPKVFHYYINHADEPNIVDLTRHPASTQYVALRDIRAGEELTARYL
- a CDS encoding DUF5996 family protein; this encodes MTLAHPWPSLDYRDWSDTWHTLHRWLQIVGKIRTAHTPWVNHSWHVTLSVTPRGLTTTAIPYGDGAFELTFDFIDHELLIQLSDGQRRALPLQPMPVATFYEQVFGVLRDLGLDLSIHGRPNELEDDLPFAEDHMHASYDPEAAHRFWLVLLHSQRVFQQFRARFAGKCSPVHFFWGSGDLAVTRFSGETAPPHPGGIPNLPDWIAREAYTHEVSSAGFWPGSAASPFPMFYSYAYPEPDGFSSSAVTPAEAYYSTDLREFVLPYEAVRSAADPDTALLSFLQSTYEAAATLGAWDRDGLEQATARREPAIR
- the yedA gene encoding drug/metabolite exporter YedA, translated to MVSGTHTTRAALTPPVLAALATVYVVWGSTYYGMKVAIETLPPLGMLAVRFVLAGALLYAVLRWRGVPAPSRREWAWSGVIGTLLLGGGTGLVALAEREASSSVAALMIAVSPLFASVFARLWGERTGTREWLGIGVGLIGIVLLNLGELRATPTAAALLVLAPLCWTFGSQWSRRLPLPVGLMASAAEMLAGGAVVALLSVVVGEHWGPVSSRSAWALAYLVVFGSLIAYSAYMYLVAHTRAALSTSYAYVNPVVAVLLGVFLAGEQLSGLGWSALLVILTGVLLVAWPRRTASEGPAH
- a CDS encoding carboxypeptidase-like regulatory domain-containing protein, which encodes MKLTLKHAFGPLLVTAVMAGGMGTPSLAQKAPVTTAAKNPVSGEWTGKLDWIDVRSTLTLQGNKVTGTFYFGDRPHPIEAGVWDVKTGQLSCRWMNGSRPVTVKGILKNGTFTGTATISGGTDPLVMKRAAPAPTTAAPAQVTPYVMQGVVRDAAGRPLAGVEVFADNTLYYNANVLARTDAQGRYRLELPRNEPGTWKPGAYVKREYHGVFYELRLYPGDDSPFAASKGAVRDFVWRLSGRQEDGLLGKVVYVYGEEGVNVANVEVTLTPSGPLIDGSAGRAITRRVTGGRIEDVPIGRYTMTARLLRDGTAPTPLLVSPGQGGKYGASATSDFQKTNYGVIMEFTVKLGAAPAPAAVGNSGGTAGRSISGVLQSSADLQGTAVILCEVRNGECDESTERQTKITTSGTSAWYSFSNVTEGKSYFIYGWKDTDGNGRANAGDLVGMFGAQYGVSSEPQAVTAPSMTADFDVTVLN
- a CDS encoding fibronectin type III domain-containing protein — protein: MNTTKKPTLSLGLMLLTATLASCGGGGPAPVTVPGNPTTFTVTATGSTSAQLNWSAVPDATNFTLERKTNTGAYAAVAANLPTNTLTYSDTTLTASTAYTYRLKASNTAGASSGVERTVTTPAPGDADFTLSAQPLALTVLAGRSGSAQITVERPANPEGTVVLSLEGASVGSGPDRIQGTFGGASGTTLMLNVGAEVAVGPHTLTVRGRNGTVEKTVQVTVNVERWAVVDDDDSSNNSNHANPAYLPDSAADKIVRAAMTAAGRPYDVFVVPTGTGGYEPDIPDGPSAAQLSRYSGIVYYSGSSFATAMTNDDLASMSTFVDAPGRKLIVLSSAVLRNSVGGRNQLQVPDERYRPFLVTRAGLAQTASGETIMMPAYVLAGEADTVTQGLNVPVAARSFRSYVTPAAGTQTLFKEGDQVIATGKTLTGASGSSKVIIAGFEINDIAQADANTLLARFMTF